Proteins found in one Nostoc sp. NIES-3756 genomic segment:
- a CDS encoding sensor histidine kinase, translating into MRKTSLNYDLKAFGGYTLSLKWHFVLLVAGVLLPVVLFAVAVVHKLSLNERAASERRLALAARNLTQDVEREVSSTTRTLQALATSERLDQNDLKAFYKEAKRTAKTQTTWLSVILLTPDGQQILNTFRPYGTALPLANEPESVRLVVKTHQPTVGYLALSRLKNQWAFPVRVPVMRDGKLRYVLTALISSEALTNIIKSKTPVDGEWTRTVVDGRGIVVARTRHPEKFVGKSSTPSFLKRIGAKTEDVYRETTLEGAQVYVAFNRTNFSRWTTAVVVPTDVIESPSRQAMLLVIGSGLGLLVVSGVGAIALSRSMSDGIISVTAAAEALAQGEYPRINPSSIKEVALLGQALESSAQLLQRREQERDENLRQSEAARAEAEAANRLKDEFLITVSHELRTPLNGILGWSQLLRAGKLNPEKVEMAIATIERNAKAQAQLVNDLLDVSRIITGKLYLELHLLNLTTLIMSSVESVRHTAEVKNIELQTQLAHVEPILGDQNRLQQIVWNLLSNAVKFTPEGGRVEVYLRQTGSVVELMVHDTGVGIKAEFLPHVFERFRQADGSTTRKFGGLGLGLAIVRHLVELHGGTVQADSEGEGKGATFSVKLPVTARQENISTPWKTPEDSALSLPETQYSLEGVRVLVVDDESDGRDIARAVLMEQGAEVYTVLQQQKG; encoded by the coding sequence TTGCGTAAAACAAGTCTAAATTATGATTTAAAAGCTTTTGGTGGATATACACTTTCTCTAAAGTGGCATTTTGTCTTACTCGTTGCTGGGGTATTACTTCCAGTAGTTCTTTTTGCTGTTGCGGTTGTACACAAACTCTCACTCAATGAGCGTGCAGCATCAGAGCGGCGCTTGGCTTTGGCAGCACGTAATCTTACTCAAGATGTAGAGCGGGAGGTTTCCAGCACAACCAGAACTCTACAAGCGTTGGCAACTTCTGAACGACTCGACCAAAATGATTTAAAAGCCTTTTATAAAGAAGCAAAGCGCACAGCAAAGACGCAAACGACTTGGTTAAGTGTGATTCTGCTAACGCCGGATGGGCAACAGATTCTCAACACTTTTCGTCCTTACGGCACTGCTTTACCTTTGGCAAATGAGCCTGAAAGTGTGCGGCTTGTTGTGAAAACACACCAGCCGACAGTAGGTTATCTTGCTTTGTCACGTCTTAAGAATCAATGGGCTTTTCCTGTCCGTGTTCCTGTGATGCGGGATGGCAAACTACGGTATGTACTTACTGCCCTCATTTCCTCAGAAGCACTCACCAATATCATTAAAAGCAAAACACCTGTTGATGGCGAGTGGACAAGAACTGTTGTTGACGGTCGGGGAATTGTTGTGGCGCGGACTCGTCATCCTGAGAAATTTGTGGGTAAGTCAAGTACACCATCTTTTCTCAAGCGAATTGGCGCAAAAACTGAGGATGTTTACCGCGAAACTACTTTGGAGGGAGCGCAAGTTTACGTTGCCTTCAATCGAACCAATTTTTCTCGCTGGACAACTGCTGTTGTCGTTCCCACCGATGTGATTGAAAGTCCATCTCGTCAGGCAATGTTGCTCGTGATTGGCTCTGGCTTGGGATTATTGGTGGTCAGTGGTGTGGGTGCGATCGCTCTCTCACGCTCTATGTCTGATGGTATTATCTCTGTTACAGCTGCCGCAGAAGCACTCGCTCAAGGTGAATATCCGCGCATCAATCCTTCATCTATTAAAGAAGTAGCTTTGTTAGGCCAAGCTTTAGAATCTTCAGCCCAACTGCTGCAACGAAGAGAACAAGAGCGGGATGAAAATTTAAGGCAGTCTGAAGCAGCGCGAGCTGAGGCGGAGGCGGCTAACCGTCTCAAGGATGAGTTTTTAATTACTGTTTCCCACGAACTGAGAACCCCTCTCAACGGCATCTTAGGCTGGTCTCAGTTGCTACGGGCTGGGAAACTCAATCCAGAAAAAGTAGAGATGGCAATTGCCACAATTGAGCGCAACGCTAAAGCTCAAGCGCAACTAGTAAATGATCTCCTCGATGTATCGCGGATTATCACTGGCAAACTTTATCTCGAACTACACTTGCTGAACTTAACTACTTTAATTATGAGTAGTGTAGAGTCGGTACGCCACACTGCGGAAGTGAAAAACATCGAATTGCAGACCCAACTTGCCCATGTAGAACCAATCTTAGGCGACCAGAATCGACTTCAGCAGATAGTGTGGAATCTGCTTTCTAACGCCGTTAAATTTACGCCTGAGGGTGGACGAGTTGAGGTGTATCTAAGGCAGACTGGCTCAGTTGTTGAGCTGATGGTACACGACACGGGTGTGGGTATCAAGGCAGAGTTTCTGCCACACGTTTTTGAGCGTTTCCGCCAAGCAGACGGCTCAACAACTAGGAAGTTTGGCGGCTTGGGGCTTGGTTTGGCGATTGTTCGTCACTTGGTTGAACTTCACGGTGGTACAGTGCAGGCTGATAGTGAGGGGGAAGGTAAGGGAGCAACTTTTAGCGTGAAACTTCCTGTAACTGCACGTCAGGAAAATATTAGCACCCCTTGGAAAACACCTGAAGATAGCGCTCTTTCGTTACCAGAAACTCAGTATAGCCTTGAGGGTGTGCGGGTATTGGTAGTGGACGATGAATCCGATGGGAGAGATATTGCCAGAGCCGTACTAATGGAGCAGGGAGCGGAAGTATACACTGTGCTTCAGCAGCAGAAGGGTTGA
- a CDS encoding response regulator, with protein sequence MFTWKPTVILCDIGMPQEDGYDFIRQLREREINTGSQIPAIAVTAFTREEDKLKAIASGYQIHFSKPIEPTQLAAVVASLVEKIK encoded by the coding sequence GTGTTTACATGGAAACCTACTGTTATCCTGTGCGATATTGGTATGCCACAAGAAGATGGCTATGATTTTATCCGTCAACTGAGAGAGCGGGAGATTAATACAGGTAGTCAAATCCCTGCCATAGCGGTAACAGCCTTTACACGGGAAGAAGATAAACTTAAGGCGATCGCATCTGGCTATCAAATACACTTCTCCAAACCAATTGAACCAACACAGTTGGCGGCTGTCGTCGCTAGTTTAGTGGAGAAAATTAAATAG
- a CDS encoding CAAD domain-containing protein, with the protein METEQKPLESLNTDVSEGTIALPSAANNNLPKLPPATANTAQWQQITQQVTDFLAELPGYIGSFYQKYSQPILTVLLILSAIVTLKVVLALVGAINDIPLLTLFFELIGISYSIWFTFRYLLKASTRQELSAEIDTLKNQVFGK; encoded by the coding sequence ATGGAAACTGAACAAAAGCCACTGGAATCATTAAACACAGATGTATCTGAGGGAACAATTGCACTGCCTAGCGCAGCCAATAACAATCTACCCAAGCTACCACCAGCTACGGCAAATACTGCTCAATGGCAACAAATAACCCAACAAGTTACTGACTTTTTGGCAGAACTGCCAGGGTATATAGGCAGTTTCTATCAAAAATACAGCCAGCCTATTCTTACTGTTTTGTTAATCTTATCGGCGATCGTCACCTTGAAGGTAGTATTAGCTTTAGTGGGTGCAATCAATGATATCCCTTTGTTAACACTATTTTTTGAGTTGATTGGCATTAGTTATTCTATCTGGTTCACTTTCCGTTATTTATTAAAAGCCTCAACTCGCCAAGAATTAAGTGCAGAGATTGATACGCTCAAAAATCAAGTTTTTGGTAAATAA
- a CDS encoding BON domain-containing protein has translation MKKLTPFVISCLLVFGAAACQETEKTTQSAPDNPAQNVQAPSAEETQAAQKDAQSQVRRDQLNSDIRSREQRNNATGGDTQRAEDDIESEVRSKLEANIPNGQLTIKAEENGTVTVGGTVNNDAQLAKIEPLAKEIKGVKNVVVKAKVAAPKS, from the coding sequence ATGAAAAAGTTAACTCCTTTTGTAATTAGTTGCTTGCTAGTATTTGGTGCTGCGGCTTGTCAAGAGACAGAAAAAACAACTCAGTCTGCACCAGATAATCCTGCACAAAATGTACAAGCACCCTCTGCGGAAGAAACACAAGCAGCTCAAAAAGACGCTCAAAGTCAAGTTCGTAGAGACCAACTTAACTCTGATATCCGCTCTCGTGAACAACGTAATAATGCTACTGGCGGTGATACACAAAGAGCCGAAGATGATATAGAAAGTGAAGTTCGTTCTAAATTAGAAGCGAATATACCCAACGGTCAATTGACTATTAAAGCTGAGGAAAATGGTACTGTAACTGTTGGCGGAACTGTAAATAACGATGCTCAGTTGGCTAAAATTGAGCCTCTAGCCAAAGAAATTAAAGGTGTCAAAAATGTAGTTGTTAAAGCAAAAGTCGCTGCACCTAAGAGCTAA
- a CDS encoding general stress protein, translating into MVVGLHRRAVGVFSHRRDAEKALNELKNSGFAMDRVSVIAQDADRNEEIAGSPVREKVGDKSDEGATTGALTGGALGGLTGLLVGLGTLAIPGIGPIMLAGATATTLATTLAGAGIGAVAGGLLGGLIGLGIPEERARGYESRVRRGHYLVIVDGTDAEIAQAEAILRRGGIEDYDVYDAPRGTTAATTGVAAGTTGVAHHDVTPSITTQRTRRAIGVFPHRRDAEAALTELRDAGFSMNQVSLIAKDSSGSGATGAAANLGRGNKADEGAKAGAATGGALGGLGGLLVGLGALAIPGVGPIIAGGAVATAIATTLAGGAIGAAAGGIAGGLVGLGIPEDRAKVYNDRFQRGDYLVIVDGTESEIQRAEAILKRRGIQEYSVFDARDLHDTHRTGVDRSVTGDGGTPTVGDRVSPVVGDHNEPSVVIVDHREERI; encoded by the coding sequence ATGGTAGTAGGCTTACATAGACGTGCAGTGGGTGTATTTTCTCACCGTCGAGATGCTGAAAAAGCATTAAACGAATTGAAAAATTCCGGTTTTGCAATGGATAGAGTTTCTGTCATTGCTCAAGATGCCGACCGGAATGAAGAAATCGCTGGTAGTCCAGTACGAGAGAAGGTAGGCGATAAATCAGACGAGGGTGCGACAACTGGCGCTTTGACTGGCGGTGCTTTGGGTGGTTTAACTGGCTTATTAGTTGGTCTTGGCACTCTGGCGATTCCGGGGATTGGGCCAATCATGTTGGCAGGTGCAACCGCAACTACCTTAGCCACAACTTTAGCTGGTGCAGGTATAGGTGCAGTAGCAGGTGGTTTGCTGGGTGGATTAATTGGTTTAGGTATCCCTGAAGAACGCGCTAGAGGTTATGAAAGCCGCGTGCGTCGGGGTCACTACTTAGTAATAGTCGATGGTACAGATGCAGAGATTGCCCAAGCAGAAGCAATCCTCCGCCGTGGTGGGATAGAAGATTACGATGTTTATGATGCTCCCAGAGGGACAACTGCGGCAACTACAGGCGTAGCGGCTGGAACTACTGGCGTTGCTCATCATGATGTTACTCCCTCCATAACGACCCAAAGAACTAGAAGAGCGATTGGCGTATTTCCTCACCGTCGAGATGCAGAAGCAGCATTAACAGAATTACGTGATGCTGGTTTCTCCATGAATCAAGTCTCTTTGATTGCCAAAGATAGCAGTGGTAGTGGCGCTACAGGTGCAGCCGCTAACCTTGGTCGTGGCAACAAAGCAGACGAAGGCGCTAAAGCAGGTGCAGCTACAGGTGGTGCTTTAGGTGGTCTAGGCGGCTTGTTAGTTGGTTTAGGCGCTTTAGCTATCCCCGGAGTCGGGCCAATCATTGCAGGTGGTGCAGTTGCTACTGCGATCGCCACAACTTTAGCAGGTGGTGCTATCGGTGCAGCAGCAGGCGGTATTGCTGGCGGACTAGTAGGTTTGGGAATCCCTGAAGATAGAGCGAAAGTATATAATGACCGCTTCCAAAGAGGTGATTACCTAGTAATTGTTGATGGTACAGAATCCGAAATTCAACGTGCAGAAGCCATTCTCAAACGTCGTGGTATTCAAGAATACTCCGTTTTCGACGCTAGAGATTTACACGACACCCACCGAACTGGTGTTGACCGTTCAGTAACAGGCGATGGCGGAACGCCCACCGTAGGTGATCGTGTTTCCCCAGTGGTAGGTGATCATAACGAACCCAGCGTAGTCATAGTTGACCACCGGGAAGAAAGAATCTAA
- the psb28 gene encoding photosystem II reaction center protein Psb28, with protein sequence MAKIQFSRGIDEDAIPDVRLTRSRSGDSGTATFVFINPKALDQATTDDITGMYLIDEEGELITREVKARFVNGRPEALEAIYLMKSSEEWDRFLRFMQRYAKENGLDFSKS encoded by the coding sequence ATGGCAAAAATCCAATTTTCTAGGGGAATAGACGAAGATGCAATTCCAGATGTACGCTTGACGCGATCGCGTAGTGGTGATAGTGGTACTGCAACATTTGTTTTTATCAATCCTAAAGCTTTAGATCAAGCTACTACTGATGATATTACTGGAATGTACCTCATCGACGAAGAAGGGGAACTCATCACCCGCGAAGTTAAAGCTAGATTTGTCAACGGTAGACCGGAAGCATTAGAAGCTATTTACTTAATGAAATCCAGTGAAGAATGGGATCGTTTCCTTCGCTTTATGCAGCGTTACGCAAAAGAAAACGGTTTGGATTTCAGTAAATCTTAA
- a CDS encoding MogA/MoaB family molybdenum cofactor biosynthesis protein, with the protein MVQKPHPDEPGVTVNCAVVTVSDTRTPEIDKSGQLIQQLLSDTNHTVVAYAIIPDEPTQIQAKIEILSQKGNLDAVIFNGGTGIAPRDNTYDAIEKLLEKTLPGFGEIFRYLSYQEIGSRAIASRAVAGVYKNKLIFSLPGSSNAVRLGMEKLILPELAHLVTQMRKCL; encoded by the coding sequence ATGGTACAAAAACCTCATCCCGATGAGCCTGGAGTAACGGTCAATTGTGCAGTTGTCACCGTTAGCGATACCCGTACCCCAGAAATTGATAAAAGCGGTCAACTGATTCAACAGTTATTATCGGACACAAATCATACTGTAGTAGCTTACGCCATTATTCCTGATGAACCAACACAAATCCAAGCAAAGATAGAAATCCTGAGCCAAAAGGGTAATTTGGATGCGGTGATTTTTAATGGTGGTACAGGTATCGCACCCAGAGATAATACATATGATGCTATAGAAAAACTGCTAGAAAAGACCTTACCTGGATTTGGTGAGATATTTAGATATTTAAGTTATCAAGAAATTGGCTCACGAGCGATCGCTTCTCGTGCAGTTGCAGGCGTATACAAAAATAAATTAATTTTCTCGCTTCCTGGTTCCAGTAATGCAGTGCGCTTAGGAATGGAAAAGCTCATTTTGCCAGAACTGGCTCATTTAGTAACCCAAATGCGTAAATGCTTGTAG
- the grxD gene encoding Grx4 family monothiol glutaredoxin, with translation MTQEVTERINNLIKENKIMVFMKGTKLMPQCGFSNNVVQILNTLGVPFETVNVLDDYEIRQGIKEYSNWPTIPQVYINGEFIGGSDILIELYQKGELQELVEVALAS, from the coding sequence ATGACACAGGAAGTTACAGAGAGAATCAATAATTTAATAAAAGAAAATAAGATTATGGTTTTCATGAAGGGAACCAAATTGATGCCTCAGTGTGGTTTTTCCAACAATGTGGTGCAGATTCTCAATACCTTGGGTGTTCCTTTTGAAACTGTCAATGTTTTAGATGACTACGAAATTCGTCAAGGTATTAAAGAGTATTCCAACTGGCCTACAATTCCCCAAGTTTATATCAATGGTGAGTTTATCGGTGGTTCCGATATTCTGATTGAACTTTACCAAAAAGGTGAGTTACAGGAATTGGTGGAAGTTGCTTTAGCTTCTTAG
- a CDS encoding BolA family protein, with product MITPEQVEAMIKVALPDAKVQVQDLTGGGDHYQVTVVSSQFVGKRLVQQHQLVYGALQQAMSTEAIHALALKTYTPDSP from the coding sequence ATGATTACTCCGGAGCAGGTTGAGGCAATGATCAAGGTGGCATTGCCAGACGCGAAGGTTCAGGTGCAAGACTTGACTGGTGGCGGCGACCATTATCAGGTGACAGTGGTCTCATCGCAGTTTGTAGGTAAGAGACTTGTGCAGCAGCATCAGTTAGTTTATGGTGCATTGCAGCAAGCTATGTCCACCGAAGCCATTCACGCTTTAGCATTGAAAACATACACTCCCGATAGTCCATAG
- a CDS encoding GNAT family N-acetyltransferase encodes MVEQLKPRYSSVWINKIAEVPQDAWDALALPLKTPFLEWDWLHNLETSQSATAKTGWLPNHLTLWRDRTLIAAAPLYIKGHSYGEFVFDHQWAELAERIGVQYYPKLLGMTPFTPAEGYRFLIANGEDEEEITAMMVHEIDAFCVKHHISSCHFLYVDPEWRPVLERQGFTTWLHHSFVWENSGFETFDDYLKMFNANQRRNIKRERKAVEKAGLQLQPVVGEEISKSLFPLMYQFYADTCDKFGWWGSKYLTKRFFEQLHHDYRHRVVFFAAYHEQDPRQPLGMSFCLYKGDRLYGRYWGSFQEIDCLHFDACYYAPIEWAIANGIQIFDPGAGGRHKKRRGFPAVHNYSLHRFYNSRLGQILRPYITEVNQLEEQEIAAINAELPFSQ; translated from the coding sequence ATGGTTGAACAACTCAAGCCTCGATATTCCAGCGTTTGGATTAATAAAATCGCTGAAGTACCCCAAGATGCTTGGGATGCTTTGGCGCTACCTTTAAAAACTCCCTTTTTAGAGTGGGATTGGCTGCATAATTTGGAAACTTCCCAAAGTGCTACGGCGAAAACTGGTTGGCTACCTAATCACTTGACGCTGTGGCGTGATAGGACGCTGATTGCTGCGGCTCCACTGTATATTAAAGGGCATAGTTACGGTGAGTTTGTTTTTGACCACCAATGGGCAGAATTAGCAGAACGTATTGGGGTACAGTATTATCCTAAACTTCTGGGTATGACTCCATTTACCCCGGCTGAAGGTTATCGGTTTTTGATTGCTAATGGGGAAGATGAAGAAGAAATTACGGCAATGATGGTGCATGAGATTGATGCTTTTTGTGTGAAGCATCATATTTCTAGTTGCCATTTTCTCTATGTTGACCCAGAATGGCGACCAGTATTAGAACGACAAGGTTTTACAACTTGGTTACATCATAGTTTTGTTTGGGAAAATTCAGGATTTGAGACGTTTGATGATTACTTGAAGATGTTCAATGCTAATCAGCGTCGGAATATAAAGCGGGAACGCAAAGCTGTGGAAAAGGCTGGTTTACAACTGCAACCAGTAGTGGGTGAGGAGATTTCTAAGTCTTTATTCCCTTTGATGTACCAGTTTTATGCTGATACCTGTGACAAGTTTGGTTGGTGGGGTAGTAAGTATTTAACAAAGCGGTTTTTTGAGCAGTTACACCACGATTATCGTCATCGGGTGGTGTTTTTTGCGGCTTATCATGAGCAAGACCCCCGTCAGCCGCTAGGAATGTCTTTTTGTTTGTATAAAGGCGATCGCTTATATGGTCGCTATTGGGGAAGCTTTCAGGAAATCGATTGCTTACACTTTGATGCTTGTTATTATGCACCAATTGAGTGGGCGATCGCTAATGGGATTCAAATATTTGATCCCGGTGCTGGCGGACGGCACAAAAAACGTCGCGGTTTTCCGGCTGTACATAATTACAGTCTGCATCGCTTTTATAATAGTCGTTTAGGGCAAATTCTCCGCCCCTACATTACTGAAGTGAATCAACTAGAAGAACAGGAAATTGCTGCAATCAATGCAGAGTTGCCTTTTAGTCAGTAG
- a CDS encoding IS701 family transposase: MDVELQILKHLPRDAQPTVALVDEYCAEYKDLFKEVRNYECFKYLHLGIISPIKRKSLPEIAKVVSINSAQSLHHFMANSDWSVKKLKNRRLKKLKRALNGQAITVVIDETGDRKKGKKTDYVARQYLGSVGKVDNGIVTVNAYGVYDNITFPLCFKVFKPKGTLKEGDKYKTKIELASEIITELINQGFNIELVLADSLYGESSEFIKKLNEYELAYVVAIRSNHGVWLPASQSVRANKWCKFERTFSNQKSETRYIREIVYGKRRAITYWEITTDPETMPENSTTFIMTNLQGDLKKTLGDLYGLRTWVEYGFRQCKQELGWTDYRLTNFQHIEKWWEIIFCVYTMISLNSPAFLALTQKSEITPQIKQTSSADFSHHQQWNHGCGWKNTLNNFRLIVQPLLLFWLVYPWINIFPNSNLFLGFNHLINAMNQFKPFYASG; the protein is encoded by the coding sequence ATGGATGTAGAATTACAAATCCTGAAACATCTGCCAAGGGATGCCCAGCCAACAGTTGCGCTCGTAGATGAATATTGTGCAGAGTACAAAGACCTGTTTAAAGAAGTAAGAAATTATGAATGCTTCAAATATTTGCATTTAGGGATAATTTCGCCAATAAAAAGAAAATCACTACCAGAAATAGCCAAAGTAGTAAGTATAAACTCGGCACAATCATTACATCATTTTATGGCTAATTCAGATTGGTCAGTAAAGAAATTAAAGAACCGAAGATTAAAGAAGTTAAAGAGAGCATTAAATGGTCAGGCGATAACCGTAGTAATAGATGAAACGGGAGATAGGAAAAAAGGTAAAAAGACAGATTATGTAGCAAGACAATATCTAGGAAGCGTAGGAAAAGTAGATAATGGAATAGTGACAGTCAATGCCTATGGAGTTTATGACAATATAACATTTCCATTATGTTTCAAAGTATTTAAACCGAAGGGGACGCTCAAAGAAGGAGATAAATATAAAACCAAAATAGAATTAGCGTCAGAAATTATTACAGAATTAATTAATCAGGGATTTAATATTGAATTGGTACTAGCGGATAGTTTGTATGGTGAAAGTAGCGAATTCATTAAAAAACTAAATGAATATGAATTAGCTTATGTTGTAGCAATTAGAAGTAATCATGGAGTCTGGCTGCCAGCGTCGCAGAGCGTTAGAGCTAATAAGTGGTGCAAATTTGAGAGAACATTTAGTAATCAAAAATCTGAAACTAGATACATTCGAGAGATAGTTTATGGTAAAAGAAGAGCCATAACATACTGGGAAATAACTACTGACCCAGAAACAATGCCGGAAAATTCTACAACATTTATCATGACGAATCTTCAAGGGGATCTCAAGAAAACTTTAGGCGACCTATATGGATTAAGAACATGGGTAGAATATGGATTTCGGCAGTGTAAACAAGAATTAGGCTGGACAGATTATCGATTGACTAATTTCCAACATATTGAGAAATGGTGGGAGATTATTTTCTGTGTTTACACCATGATTAGCTTAAATTCTCCAGCTTTTTTAGCTTTAACTCAAAAGAGTGAAATTACACCACAGATAAAACAAACTAGCTCTGCCGATTTTTCTCATCATCAGCAATGGAATCATGGTTGTGGATGGAAGAATACTTTAAATAATTTTCGTCTAATTGTCCAACCGCTTTTACTATTTTGGTTAGTTTATCCCTGGATAAATATTTTTCCTAATTCCAATTTATTTCTAGGTTTCAATCATTTAATTAACGCAATGAATCAATTTAAACCCTTTTACGCTTCTGGATAA
- a CDS encoding RibD family protein, with product MVQQRPHTTVVLAMSVDGKIGDFKRSPARFGTGVDKSHLEQQIAAADAVFIGAGTLRAYGTTMTVSDTLLLQHRRQDGKSDQPIHIVITHSASLNPEIRFFQQPIKRWLVTTTSGKNAWQGRSEFEHILVFETPTGEINTTAVLQHLTSLQITRLVVLGGGALVASMLEADLIDELWLTVCPLILGGVNAPTPVDGRGFLAQVAPHLQLLEVKQVEDEVFLHYRVKRGVGSAGC from the coding sequence ATGGTGCAACAACGTCCTCATACAACAGTAGTTTTGGCAATGAGTGTAGATGGAAAGATAGGAGATTTTAAGCGATCGCCTGCTCGATTTGGTACTGGTGTGGACAAATCACACTTAGAACAACAAATTGCTGCTGCTGATGCCGTTTTTATAGGCGCTGGAACACTCCGAGCCTATGGTACAACAATGACTGTATCAGATACACTCCTACTGCAACATCGCCGACAAGACGGCAAGTCAGACCAACCGATTCATATAGTTATTACACATTCTGCTAGCCTCAATCCGGAAATTAGATTTTTCCAACAGCCTATTAAGCGCTGGTTAGTGACAACGACATCAGGGAAAAACGCTTGGCAAGGACGCTCAGAATTTGAGCATATTTTAGTTTTTGAAACCCCAACAGGGGAAATAAACACTACAGCAGTTCTACAGCACCTGACATCTCTACAAATAACACGCTTGGTTGTATTGGGTGGGGGTGCATTAGTAGCTTCGATGCTGGAGGCTGATTTAATAGACGAACTTTGGCTGACAGTGTGTCCGTTGATTTTAGGTGGCGTAAATGCACCCACCCCAGTAGATGGTAGGGGATTTCTAGCACAAGTCGCCCCTCATCTTCAACTTTTAGAAGTCAAACAAGTCGAAGACGAAGTGTTCCTGCACTATCGAGTAAAAAGGGGAGTGGGGAGTGCTGGGTGTTGA